A stretch of the Halomonas sp. CH40 genome encodes the following:
- a CDS encoding DUF86 domain-containing protein, translated as MSRRDEFALQDYLEHIQQAISRIQSYLQDIDHASFLANEEKQDAVIRNLEVLGEAAGNIQRYFPDFSAKHPDFPLKAAYGTRNALAHGYFKVDLDIVWRTVERDLPDMEVQVENIIQSLNLGTRNL; from the coding sequence ATGAGTCGCCGAGATGAGTTTGCTCTGCAAGACTACCTTGAACACATACAACAGGCTATCAGTCGTATTCAAAGTTACCTTCAGGATATTGACCATGCCAGCTTCCTCGCAAACGAAGAAAAGCAGGACGCAGTTATCCGTAATCTTGAGGTTCTAGGGGAGGCAGCGGGCAATATTCAACGCTATTTTCCTGATTTTTCTGCGAAGCATCCAGACTTCCCTCTAAAGGCGGCTTACGGCACACGAAATGCTTTGGCACATGGATACTTCAAGGTGGATCTGGATATTGTCTGGAGGACAGTTGAAAGAGATTTGCCGGATATGGAAGTGCAAGTTGAAAACATAATCCAGTCTCTTAATTTAGGCACTCGCAACTTGTAG
- a CDS encoding nucleotidyltransferase domain-containing protein, producing the protein MALASPDPQTLDILQTLLARFPQVQLAVLFGSMASGSETPDSDIDIAVQMPRPMSAAERIALTEAIALAFKRPVDLIDLRTVGQPLLDQIVGSGKQVAGTRHLWGDLIYRNIMENEDFVPYQKRILEGRRRQWMKD; encoded by the coding sequence ATGGCACTTGCTTCGCCGGACCCTCAGACGCTGGACATACTTCAAACCCTGCTGGCAAGGTTTCCGCAGGTTCAGCTGGCGGTGCTGTTTGGTTCCATGGCCAGCGGTAGCGAAACACCAGACAGCGATATTGATATTGCCGTACAGATGCCACGCCCCATGAGCGCAGCTGAGCGCATCGCCTTAACAGAAGCCATTGCACTGGCCTTCAAACGCCCGGTAGATCTGATCGACCTGCGTACCGTTGGCCAGCCTCTGCTTGACCAGATTGTCGGCAGCGGCAAGCAAGTGGCAGGCACTCGCCACCTGTGGGGGGATCTTATCTATCGCAACATCATGGAAAACGAAGATTTTGTTCCCTATCAGAAACGCATACTTGAAGGACGCCGCCGCCAATGGATGAAGGACTAG
- a CDS encoding biotin/lipoyl-binding protein yields MLKRLIPVIILALGVGGFMALRLTRPEPVPVEAQERTWPVEALEVSLGEHVPLLPLYGEVVAPEMVNLVAPIAARVTARPVSDGQRVAEGELLVALDDEDLLSPVRQAEAEVADLEAQLENERIRHENNRQLLTQERNILASANRQLERSRSLAGRNLTSQADVDAARDAVARAQLNVANRESAIAEYPSRRASLEARLSRAQVVEENARRDLARGRVEAPFDGRVTRVDVAPGDDVAARASLLSFFPLDGLEVRARIPRRFQAELEAALDAGTPLVAVGEDGQRFRLERLAGESDPIGIEAIFAVEDETSGLRPGAMVTLQLRRPAVEDALAVPYAALHGADLIYRINADNRLERQRVKRLGEVRQRDGGRWLLVRAEALNDGERIMSTHLPNAVQGLRVEVTNGPAQTGQDS; encoded by the coding sequence ATGCTTAAACGTTTAATTCCCGTTATCATTCTGGCCCTTGGGGTGGGCGGTTTTATGGCGCTGCGCCTGACGCGCCCCGAGCCGGTTCCCGTTGAGGCCCAGGAGCGAACCTGGCCGGTGGAAGCGTTGGAAGTCTCGCTGGGCGAGCATGTGCCGCTACTGCCGCTTTATGGTGAAGTGGTGGCGCCTGAGATGGTCAATCTGGTGGCACCCATTGCCGCCCGCGTGACGGCCCGTCCGGTCAGCGATGGCCAGCGGGTGGCTGAGGGTGAGCTGCTGGTGGCGCTGGATGATGAGGACCTTCTATCACCGGTGCGCCAGGCTGAGGCCGAGGTAGCTGACCTGGAAGCTCAGCTGGAAAATGAACGTATTCGCCATGAGAACAATCGCCAGCTATTAACCCAGGAGCGCAACATTCTGGCCAGCGCCAACCGCCAGCTTGAGCGCAGCCGCTCGCTGGCAGGGCGTAACCTGACATCTCAGGCCGATGTGGATGCTGCCCGGGATGCCGTGGCCCGCGCACAGCTGAATGTTGCCAACCGGGAAAGTGCCATTGCCGAGTACCCTTCGCGGCGAGCAAGCCTGGAAGCGCGCCTGTCCCGTGCCCAAGTGGTGGAGGAAAACGCCCGCCGAGATCTGGCCCGTGGCCGCGTAGAAGCGCCTTTTGATGGCCGGGTCACCCGTGTTGACGTGGCCCCCGGTGATGATGTCGCCGCCCGGGCATCGCTCTTGTCATTCTTCCCTCTGGATGGCCTGGAAGTGCGCGCACGTATTCCACGCCGTTTTCAGGCAGAGCTGGAAGCCGCGCTCGATGCGGGCACGCCCCTGGTGGCCGTGGGTGAAGACGGTCAGCGCTTCAGGCTGGAACGCCTGGCGGGAGAAAGTGACCCCATCGGTATCGAAGCCATTTTTGCAGTGGAGGACGAGACCAGCGGGCTACGCCCAGGGGCCATGGTCACGCTGCAGCTGCGCCGCCCAGCGGTGGAAGATGCCCTGGCGGTGCCTTATGCCGCTCTGCATGGCGCTGACCTCATTTACCGTATCAACGCCGATAATCGCCTTGAGCGCCAGCGGGTCAAGCGCTTGGGTGAAGTTCGCCAGCGTGATGGTGGGCGCTGGCTGCTGGTACGCGCTGAGGCGTTGAATGACGGCGAGCGTATCATGTCGACCCATTTGCCCAATGCGGTGCAGGGCCTGCGTGTGGAAGTGACTAACGGGCCAGCACAAACAGGGCAGGATTCATGA
- a CDS encoding ABC transporter transmembrane domain-containing protein, whose protein sequence is MSQRPNHRVLFRLLSLLRPYRLRLALAGLALLLASGSVLALGNGLRLVIDNGFLAEDAQALGKTLGLMLGVVSVLAMASALRYYQVSWIGERLAADLRQQVFDHLLSLEPSFFESASEGRSAGDIASRLTADTSVLQSLFGSSISMALRNLVMLMGAVVLMLITQPWLSAMVLIGIPTTLLPIVWYGRRVRRLSRTSQDRVAELGRYAEEALRGIQTLQAFSHEAQDKRHYRQRVEQAFSSAVARTLQRAWLTGIALLVIFSAVGLMLWQGGQAVLAGTLSPGELSAFIFYAILAAGAVATLAEVAGDVQRAAGAAERLLELLDTQPSIQTPKAPATLKQPAQGTLTLSNIHFTYPGRTVAALNGIDITIQAGEQVAVVGPSGAGKSTLLGLLLRFYDPVAGRVLLDGVDIRTLDLTQLRATMGLVAQEPVLFSGSVADNLRYGDPHADLDRLRRAAQDASALGFIDALPNGFDTPLGPGGVQLSGGQRQRLAIARALLKDPAVLLLDEATSALDAESERLVQQALDRLMQGRTSIVIAHRLATVVNADRLLVLKDGQLVASGTHSELIQSSDLYRHLAALQFGAEAPVAQAH, encoded by the coding sequence ATGAGTCAACGCCCGAACCACCGTGTACTGTTCAGATTATTAAGCCTGCTGCGCCCTTATCGGCTGCGCCTTGCCCTGGCGGGCCTGGCCCTGCTGCTGGCGTCCGGCAGCGTGCTGGCGCTGGGCAACGGGCTACGGCTAGTGATTGATAATGGCTTTCTCGCTGAAGACGCCCAGGCGCTGGGCAAGACCCTGGGCCTGATGCTGGGCGTGGTCAGCGTGCTGGCCATGGCATCGGCGCTGCGCTACTACCAAGTCAGCTGGATTGGCGAACGCCTCGCCGCTGATTTGCGCCAGCAGGTATTCGATCACCTGCTGAGCCTGGAGCCAAGCTTTTTTGAAAGCGCCAGCGAAGGGCGCTCAGCCGGGGATATCGCCTCGCGGCTGACCGCCGATACCAGCGTGTTGCAGAGTCTGTTTGGTTCTTCCATTTCCATGGCGCTGCGCAATCTGGTCATGCTGATGGGCGCTGTTGTGCTGATGCTGATCACCCAGCCGTGGCTTTCGGCCATGGTACTCATCGGCATCCCCACGACCCTTTTGCCGATTGTCTGGTACGGGCGCCGGGTGCGTCGGCTGTCACGCACCAGCCAGGACAGGGTGGCCGAGCTTGGCCGCTATGCCGAAGAAGCGCTGCGCGGCATTCAGACCCTGCAGGCGTTTTCCCATGAAGCGCAGGACAAGCGCCACTACCGCCAGCGGGTTGAGCAGGCGTTTAGCTCAGCGGTGGCACGCACCCTCCAGCGCGCCTGGCTTACCGGCATCGCCTTACTGGTGATCTTCAGCGCAGTGGGCCTGATGCTCTGGCAAGGCGGGCAGGCGGTGCTGGCAGGCACCTTGAGTCCCGGCGAGCTGTCGGCGTTTATCTTTTACGCCATACTGGCCGCCGGGGCGGTGGCTACCCTGGCGGAAGTCGCCGGTGATGTGCAACGCGCCGCCGGTGCCGCCGAGCGGCTGCTGGAACTGCTCGATACCCAACCCAGCATCCAGACACCCAAGGCGCCCGCCACCCTGAAACAGCCCGCCCAGGGCACCCTCACTCTCAGCAACATCCACTTCACCTATCCGGGCCGCACGGTTGCGGCGTTGAATGGTATCGACATTACTATTCAGGCTGGAGAACAAGTGGCCGTGGTAGGCCCCTCCGGAGCGGGCAAAAGCACCCTACTGGGGTTACTGCTGCGCTTTTACGACCCGGTGGCAGGCCGTGTGCTGCTTGATGGTGTGGATATCCGCACGCTTGATCTCACCCAGCTGCGCGCCACCATGGGCTTGGTGGCTCAGGAGCCGGTGCTGTTCAGCGGCTCGGTGGCGGACAACCTGCGCTATGGCGACCCCCATGCCGATCTCGACAGGTTGCGCCGCGCCGCCCAGGATGCCAGTGCCCTAGGGTTTATTGACGCCCTGCCCAATGGCTTTGACACCCCGCTTGGCCCAGGCGGCGTGCAGCTTTCCGGCGGCCAGCGCCAGCGTCTGGCGATTGCCCGGGCTCTGCTCAAGGACCCGGCTGTACTACTGCTGGATGAAGCCACCAGCGCCCTGGATGCCGAGAGCGAACGCCTGGTACAGCAGGCGCTGGATCGCCTGATGCAGGGGCGCACCAGCATCGTGATTGCCCATCGCCTGGCCACCGTGGTCAACGCTGACCGCCTGCTGGTACTCAAGGATGGTCAGCTGGTGGCCTCAGGCACCCATAGCGAGCTGATTCAGAGTAGCGACCTGTACCGCCACCTGGCCGCCCTGCAGTTTGGCGCTGAGGCGCCTGTTGCTCAAGCTCATTGA
- a CDS encoding nucleotidyltransferase family protein, whose translation MKPSIAYQQHRDAIRQIVKRHHAQNPRIFGSVLHGQDTDTSDLDILIDTTDETTLFDIGAIRSELTELLGVEVDVLTPNSLPDRWKRDIFNEAQTV comes from the coding sequence ATGAAACCATCTATTGCCTATCAACAGCACCGTGATGCGATACGCCAGATCGTGAAGCGACACCATGCCCAAAATCCGCGTATTTTCGGCTCCGTGCTTCACGGGCAGGACACAGATACAAGCGACTTGGATATTCTCATCGATACCACCGATGAAACCACCCTCTTCGATATAGGGGCTATCCGCTCAGAGTTGACGGAACTGCTGGGTGTCGAAGTTGATGTGCTGACGCCAAACTCACTGCCTGACCGCTGGAAAAGGGATATTTTCAATGAGGCTCAGACGGTATGA